AAAGCATAACATTTGTTATTTGACGATACGCCAGACACTGGTGAACCATCGTACTGACAAGCCACGAACGCGCCTAGACCTGCTTCAGAATTTGATAGTACTGTAAATGGTGTTTTATACATCCCCCTATTACCTGCAGGGTGAGCACCTAAATCAAGTAATTCAGTACTTGCTCCTTGGGGCTTAACTACACTTGTTTGGTTGCCAGAACTGTAGCCTAAAAATTGATTGACGACTGTAACGCCGTCGGCTTGAACTCGATACCAATTATCCCCAACCCCCTCGACAACCCTAATTCGATATCTAACCTGAATATACGCTTTGGCTTCTGGGTCGTAGTAAATATTATGCTCGGGCTCTCCAAGGAAAGTAGCCTTTTGCGCCTCTGTTAGCGATGACCACTTAATACCATGCCCCTTTGTACCAGTGTCCCATTCACCGAATGCAGAGTACCCCTGAGTAACGAGGTTATTGCGAAGCGCAATGCCTTTATAATTATTTGCGCCATATTGCACATTGCCTAGCGGATACACGACGTCTTTATCAGCAATTTTCTCATGCCAAGATTCCAGAAATACTAAGTCTTTACGAGAGGTGATCACCTTATTAGTATCGGTTTCTGCAGCAAATGCGGCTTCGGCATTACTATGCTGGGTGACGGTGCCAGAAGCTGAATCATAGGTTTTAGTGCCGTCGGGTGCAGGAGGGAACAGAACTCTTTTCCACTCGTCACCATTTGTAACCGCTGTACCATCTCCTCTTAAACCTGCGCCATCCGATAGTTCAAAGGTTATTCCATCTATGACAACTATTGGCAAATAAGATTTTGAGCTTCCAGTCGAAGATTTGTGTTTACTACCCAGCTTTAAAAAGTTTAGATATTGCTGTCCGTAGAGTAGATCCATCCCCTCGTTCACTGTTTCAGCATTTACACCAGAATCATAATGCTTCCCCCACTCAACAAACCCTGAACCCGCATATTGCTGTTTACGCATGTCGCGTAGTGCATCAAACTGGGCTTTGGTCATTACATGGGGGTGTGGATTCACGCTTTGTGCATCTGCAACAAGTGATTTCAAGGTTGGCAGTGTATGGCTGTTGCCGTTTAGATCTTTGAGGTTGACGCTGCCAGACTGAGTTTGCCAATCATTCAGTGCTTGGTTGTTCTGATTAACCGTTTGATAGGTATGAGCAATATCTTGCTTAACCTGATCAATTTCCTGTAAGCCTTCGGTGATATTATTGGCAAGTTGAACACTTGCTTCGGTTTGCTCAGTTGCAGCCTGTTGCAACTGAGCAAGTTGTGATTCTATGGTCATGTATTATCCTATGTTTGCTTTGCGCAGGCGCATCGCCAGTTGCATGGTTTGGTTGGCTTGCTGAATCAGACTTTTACCTTGTCTAAGATGTGCATACACAGAGGTAGCCAGCTCTTTTGCCATAAAAATATTGGTGTTAAGCACGCCAGTTTCAAAACTAACTTGCTGTGCAGGCAGCGCTGCGAGGTTAAGCGAAATGACCTCTAACCAGGCTACGTCTTTGCTTTTATGATTCAGCACTTCGCCCCCTGCGCTATATACCGCGACTAAGGTGCTGCCAGACCAAATTCCTAATTCTTTAACTGGGTAATCGGCTTCCCCTTCAAACACTGCGCTAAAACGCACTTGTGTTGCAGTGAGTTGCTCCGCCTGTAAAATCGGGACCTTTTGGCGCTCTTGTCGTAACTGGGTTTGCAAGTGAGACGCGATATAACCTGCGCTTCCTGCGGACAAATGTGTCAACGTAAAAGCTTGTCCTTGCTCTAGCGCCTGCGTCAATTTGGCAAGCCCCGACGTCGTCCATACAACAGAGGCAAATTGTGATGATTGCATTGAGAGTTCCATTTATTTGGGGAGTATTATTCAGGGAGCACCACTTGAAAACGACTACAGTGAACGTTAAGCCGTCCAGTAGTGGCGAGCGCAGCTGAGAGCGGCATCATTTGACGATGTTGCCAATGGACAGTCGTTGCATGAAGCGGATCACCGATAAAGGCGTCGGCTTTATTCCAGCTCTGTTGCCACTCCCCTAGCCATGTTCTTGTCGACCACACCCGATGCTGCGAAATCAGCCTAATTCGGGCTGAACTCACAGGCAGTTGTGAAGGCTCTTTGTCACTGAGCTTATATTCACTCAAGCGTTTTGTGGTGAGGTAATGACTGCGCTGACTATGTGTTCTACTGAGGTGTACGGAGGCATTCGCCATATCATGACTCACACCTTGCTGGTGGCTGCGGCCAAAGCTGACTTTGCACAGCGTGTTATCGCCATCATGAAATGGCACGCCAGAAACATCGGATAGAAGCGCTCCAAAACCACTTTGAGACAACTTCAGTTCACGCACATCATAACCATGATAAATACGTGAAAGTTTGGCTCTTACTGGGGCAGATAGTCCAAGCAGCTGGTGTATATCTTTAAGCGCCTTATTCCCTGGAATTTTGCCAGATGCCAATTGATAGCGATAAAAGTGGCGTCCGGGTTTATCAACCTCAAGCTCAGCCTCGTCAAAATTGAGCCAGTTGAGCGCGATGTCTACACTTTTTGGCGTACCGCGAAGTCGCTGCCAAACCAGACCTTCCTTGATGGTTTCGCGAAGGTCTTGGCTGTAGGGCAAAATAGCTTCTAAGCCATACTCCCAAACGAGCCACATCAGCAAGTTGTCATGCGGCTCGGCCTTAAACCCAGATAACCTTGAGATACTCGAATGAGTATCGTCACTCACGGCAACACTTTGCTGTAATCGCCGTTGCAGCAAAGTGTGATTAGGAGGTAATAACGTCATCTTAGCCTCGCTTTAATGTCAGCGAGATTGACTTGGGCATAACGTACTGATGAGCCGCCACATCAATTAACTGTGTTGGCGCGAGCAGCTCGATATGCTTAATTCCCGTACTATGTAATTGCGCATGTAGCCAGCTTGGCGTTAAGTCCCAACCAAGTGTCGTGACCTTGAGCCAGTTGTCTTGCAACGTTTGCTCCAGCTTATTAATAATAAGTTCAGAAGCATGAGTATTGAGATAAAGCTCAGCTTCAACATCTACCCAAATGGGCTGTGCAAGCTCGACCTCTAGCGTGTCCGTTAGCATTTTCACCGAGCCATCAAATAGCCTCTCTTTCACTTGTGCTAAAACCTGTTCTGCATCAGTGTCAAACTTTGCAAGTACCGTTACCACCACCAGCCCATCCCCAGGGCTTTGCACCGACACATCCTTGATTAATCCCGGTGCCGCTTCAATGGCTTGATGACGATAATGCGCCGCACTACCTGCCGTACTAGACGCGATGGTGCTGTTGCGAATACGCATTCGTAAGGTTTCGTCATGCTCATCGGGCAACCGAGCCACCCCATAAAAAGCACCAAGATGCTCAAGATCAGCGCCTTGGCTGGTGGCTAACAAATTAGCCGCCGCGGCTTCATTGACGCGCTGTCGTAATAGCAGCTCGCGATAACTTTCGACTTGCAAACAAATCGTAAGCGGCGAGCTTTCGAGCGCTAACGCGTCGGCATATTCAGGTGCAAGTTCGATAAAGCGTTGTTTACGTGCTTGGAATAAGCTTTCGAAATCAAGTGGTTCAAGGATATTTGGCGCTGGCAAAGTGGAAAGATCGATTGATTGATTTGCCATAGAGTGCCTTATTCTGGATCTGGACGCGGATACCTTAATTTAATCTCGGTGTCCTTTTCTTTAACTTCTAACCTAGCGGCTTCGATTTCCTCTGCGGTGTAACGCGCAGCAATTTTACGTTGTAGCTCTAAAACGAGAGGATCCAACTCTATTCGCCTCACTGAGCTTATTTCATCCTCCCAAATCACTACTTCAATCGGTTTGATTCCTGACTTTGTTACTATATTCACTGACATTCAATTTCTCCTTAAACGGTATCTCTTGCTGGATCGCCACCATTTGCCGTATTTGTATCTCTCCATGCATCATGGGCAGTTACATCATGCCAAGCAGCACCACGGCGTATAAGCTCACTTTTTGGGTTGTACAGATTGCCGAGCACTCTGTCTTCAGGCCAGACTCCAGCAACAATACTCGGTAATGCTAAATAAAGTTCACCACCAGCTTCATGCATGTAAACATCAACATGAACATACGGGCCAGGGTTTGCAGATGGCCTCCACGCTCTACGAACTTGTTTCCATTCTAAATTAGTATCCATTCCCCAATTAAAGCCTTTACCTTTAGCCCATAGGATTAAGGACGCACCTTGCATATGCTTAATATGCTGATTTGGAATATGAAATACCCATTTACTTGGAATTGGCATATTCTCTTTATGCTTGATATGAAGAATCTTAAAACTGCTGGAAAAATGTAATGTGTTAGCACCAATATTCATTGCTGTAAGTAGCTCTTTGGCAACATCTGAACGACCGTCAACATCTCCACTCCTCACTGGGATCATTTCTATATCGAAATACTCAGTGATTGGATTATTACTATGAGTTCCAATTCCGACTGGCAATTCAATTTCACCATTTGCTGTTGTATAGGTATCTAAAAAGTCATGATTATAATTAAGGGCTGTAAACCCTAGCTCCTCTCTCGCGCCCGAAAGATAACTGTTAACTCTTTGCTCAAGCTCTTGCTTTTTAGATTCTACTTGTGCCTGCGCATCACTTAGCGCATGATTAATCTCCCCCATTTTGCCGATCACGGTTTGGGTTAGGGCATTATTCGAATCGATTAATTTGCCGTTCTCGGCTTGCAGTGCGGCGATGCGCTGCTCTAATGTCATTGGCTGATAATCCGCCATATTACACTCCTAGCTGTAATAGTCTGTCGTTGAATTGAATTTGTCGGTGATTCGCTTGAATTTGCGCACTCAGTTGTTGGGTTTGTGCCACCAGCATGTCGAGAAATTCGCCGGCATAGAAAAGCGTTAAATCGCCTGTGGTATTAATCGTGATAGCGTCTACGGGTGCAGCACTTAACAGCAGATCAAACCCTTGTACGATTTGTGCAATGGGTGTTTGATAAAAAAGTACATTTTGCGGGTGAGACCAAACGGCAAACAAAGTGCCATCGGCAAGATAAAAACCCACTTCTCGCACCGCATACTCAGCATCGTCAATAAAATGTCCGGTAATATGAAATTGTCCGTCACCAACAACTTGCCCGCCGGCAATCGCCACGCGATTTTTTTCGCCTCGCAGCCTGGTTTGGCTACGAGACGGCGTATAGCCAGAAGTGCCTACCGCAATCGCGCTAATATCAATGGTAAAACCATTAGCTTTGGCATTAACGGCCGCGTTTAATCCCGCCTGCGTAATAAGCGGCGTAAATTGTTCCATGAGTCATTCCTTTAGAGTCTGTTAATCTTCAAGTTTGTTTTGCAGCAGCTTTGTTTAGGTATTAATAGCAATAAAACGACTGTCGCTGGATTTGGATAGCAAAGGGCGCTGCGTGAACATAAAGGCTAGAAGCACTTTTGAGATCAGAGCGCACTTCACCAGATATTTTGCCCACCCCTTGCAAAACAGAAGTACCAGCAAGATACGACTGGCTTACATTTGCAACATTATCTGTGTGTTGAGGCATCCACGTTCGCTGGAGACTCGCAGACTGACTGACGGTATTGAGCGATAAGCTTGCACTTTGTTGTACGCCTACATGCAAACTAATTTGGCTGCGACATGGTTTTGTCATCACCACAGCTTGCCAAAGTTGTGCCTGCAACTTAGGAGTCAGTAGCGTGCTACCAGCTGGATCTAGGTTCTGAGCGGCCAACGCAATGATCTGTGCAGAATGCGGCGTAAACGCGTGAGGATTTTCTTGTTGCCACCACTCTTTAAGCTCAACTTTTGCAGCTAGAGTGGAGAGCGCGCTTTTTATTGCAGTAACCGTGCCTTTTATTCGATGATCGGGCACGCTATTCGCTATAATCTTGCGCTTCACTTCAACTGGCCAAGCGCTATCCCAAAAGTCCACGCTGAGTGCATCCGCAAGCCAAGGTAAAAAATGCTCGGGACATCGCCATGGATCCCAAAGACTACCAAGTGGAACAGGAGTCGCAGAAACTTTACTTAGCGCCTTTGCCAACGCATGCTCAAGCTTAGTGCTTGCGTGCGGTAATAGCGTATTAAATATCTCTTCCTGCAATGTTTATCTCCACTTGTGTACAAAACGCTGCCTGCCAAGGGGTATTGATAATGTCGGCGGCGGGTGAGAGCAGCTCAACACGTTGCACACCTGCTTGGTGTAGCGCACTGTAAAGCCCAGACAACCGAATATCATGATTAAGTTTATGATGTGTTTTCAACCATTGCTGCACGCTTTGCTCTACCGTAGATCTCACGTTTTCTTCATCAGGGCCTGGATATAAATAAAGCGTGGCGCGGAGGGTAAATTCTTTTACCTCAGCTGAGAGTACTCGTGGCCTATCTGTCAGAGGCCTAATGTCTTCTTGAAACAAATGCTCTGTAATTGCTGTGATTTCGTCTTGATTTGGTATGCCATTGCCTCTATCTGTCAGCACCGTTATGGCAACATCCCCCGGCGCAGCATCTTGAAGCCTAGCGGCATGGCTACAATGCAGCAATTTCGTATGCTCTGGTACTAAGTCTGATAATGGCGGCTCGACCTGAAGCAGCTCAAACTCGGGAGACTCAACAAAAACATCCTTAACTTGAGGTAAGGCTTTAAGCGTGTGAAAACAATAAGCACCAATAGGCCCTGCCGTACTAAACCCTTCTAGTGCCAACTGAATACGCGCTCGAAAGCGCTCATCACTTTCCCCAGCTTCTCGTATCACCGCAAAACGATTACCCAAATAATCGAGTTCACTGCTCGTGGCTTTTGCCAGCAACACCTGCTGCGCGCCTTCATTAATTTGTTGACGTAATAGTAGCTCTCGATAAGCAAAGACTTCCATCAGCTTGACGATGGGGTCGCTAGGTAGTAGCTCAGAAAGTTCTGGGCAGGTGTGTTCTACGGCTTGTTTTAGTTCGTTATAAAGCGTTTTAAATTCAACGGGTTCAAGTAAATCGGATGCGGGTAATTGACTAAGACTGACCGCACTGAAGTTAGTTAAAGACATAATGGGGCCTGTTGTAAGGCACCCAATCAAAAATGACTGGGTGCTTGTGGTGGGTATGTTTAAGCGTTGCTTTGCAGTGCTTGACTTACGCCATTTGCACGCTCAGCGATTTCATGCATCACCTGAGCTTCACCTTTCACTTGGTATGGAAAAGTTAAGCTTCCCGATTGCACATCAGCGTGGATATGGCCAATTTTATCTTTAAGTCCGCTCACGGAAGCTCTAACGTCATCCAGTGATTGCGCGGTACTAAGTGAAGTAACCAAACTGCTCAGCTCTTTCAGCAATAATTGAGCCGTGTCTGCCGTTGTACCGAGCAATGTGTCTGTGTCTGCAACTTGTTGAGCAATTTGCTCACGCGCAGATTGCTTGCTCTGAAGGGCTGTCTCAGCTGCACTAAGCTCTAGTGTGAAGGTTGTTCCCACTCCAAATGTATCTTCAACAAACTCTTGCGTTACAAAATGTGGGGTTTTGGCGTCGTAGAACTTGTCAACAATTTGGTTATTTACTATTAGTTTTGCCATTTTTATTCTCCTTAGTCGTAAGCATTTTGTGTAGCGTCACCTAAATAGGCGAATTGTCCCCAACCGTCTAGCGGAACATCTCCAGTTACCACAGCAGGAAGGGCAATTTGAATCACGCCAGTCTCATCTTCTGGCTTCCCTTGACCATGAACATAAGGGTGACAATGGCTATATTGATTTCGACCGTAATAGATGGTTTTACCGCAAAGCTTTGCATCTTGATTTGCTTCTAAGCCTTCACACCACCAATTGTTTGGTACTGTCCCTCGAATATGCTTTACGATCGCCGCGACAGTGACCATTGTTGGTGCTCTAAAGTATTGATACATTAAATATGCATATTGATCGGCATTACTTCCCCTTTTGTTGGGGTAATATTCCAGCTCCCAAATATTAAATTTACCTGCAAAGTATTTGGTGTCAGAATTAATTGCTCGTAAAAACTCTCTTGCAAGCGGCGTTCTTTGGTCTGTTTCGACTCCGGTTGTAACTGTTTCTAAAAGTCTCGCTTCTTTTACATAACCACCATTCCAAGAGTGTGGAAAAGTCCCTGCCTCATTGGGAATTAATGCTTGGTTTCTAGTCACGCGAAAATGCGACTGCTTTTTGCGGGCAGAGTCAAACCTTTGATCTATTTTGCCTAACTCCGCGTTGACTTTATTTTTTGCATCAACAACGCTGCTAGTTAAAGTCGCCGTAATATCTTGAATTTTATTATCGACGGTTGCGGTGAGGTCGTTTGACGCCTCAATCAATTTGGCAATATCTTGTTCTAATGCCATATTTTTTCTCCATATGGTTAATACAATTTGTAAAAGGAATACTGAGTGCTATCTCAGCGGTAAATCAGGCACAAAAAAGCCCACCGAATGGTGGGCTTAATAGCCTAAAGTCGTTGTAGATTGGTGTTATTGCGGTTTTGGGTAGCGATTTTTAATGGTGCTTCGCGCTTGCAGCCACGCAGTTTTTGCCGCTTGTGCTGCTTCACTCGCTTCACCAAATTCGGCCATTGCCGCTAAGTAATCGAAGGCAAGACCATCTGACTCGCACTGGTAAGCAAAACTTCTAGCGTGCACACATTGCGCTGCAAGCTGAGCCTGCTTTGCCTCAGCTAGAATACTCGGAATATCAGCGCTGGCTACGCCTAAGTCTGCCAGTGTTTTTTCATCTGCCGGCACATTAATCAGTTCATCATCACCGATTTTTAAGGTTTTAATTTCCATTGTGACTCCTTTAAGCTGTTGGTGGTGTGTATGGATGGTGTGCGTAAGGGATTGAGCTTAGTGTTGGTGCTAAGCGCCCGGCAAATGGAATTGGCTCTGCGTACCAACGAACAGTCCAACTATCCCAGCTTCTTGCATATAGATTCCGTCTCTCTTGATCGCTACCGTCATGGAACCATACGTCGCCTTTCCAGTTTTTAATAATTCGATATTTAAGACCGCCACCTCTTAAGTAAACCCCGCTATGAGTAGCACAGAATGCACCAAAGGCACCTTCTTCACCGCCACCATATAGATCTAAACTTGAGTCCGCTTTTTCGCGTTTGCAGTACATAGCAAAACTGGCATGGCTTACGGTTGGGTTATAACGCTCATGAAAGCGTTTAACATGTAGAAAATTTGAATCACCGTGCCAAGCCGTTGCATTTCCTTCCAACTCAAGTAAAAGTGCCGCTTGGTGAGGGCTTGTGGTGTTTAAGGGTTTTGTGTCACCATTCCATGAATACTGGCGAGCAATCGTTAACTTACTCACTCCCGCAGCATTACTGGGCATAACCCACCACACCGGATAAAAATAATCCTTTGAACCACCGATAAAAATATCCTGAACATAGCGTGTTTCAGGCATCGCTTCTTGAATAAATTTGTCGACATCTTGCTCTTTTTTTGCAATACGCGTGTCAAAGGCAGCCATTTGGTTGTCGAGCTGCTGCGCTTTGTTATCCACCACTGCCGTTAAGGCATCGGTAGACTGAATGAGATTAGCAATATCTTGTTCTAATGCCATGAGTTGCTCCTATAAAATTCCTTTGTCCATCAACTCAAACTTCTGTTTAAGATGACGAGTCATATTGTTAATTTGCGCAGCGCCTAGCTTGGCAAGTTCAGGGGCGATAAGAATATTCAGATTAACGCCGTTATCGACGATGGTAACGGCGTCGGCAGGTACGCCCGTTAGCACCAAATCAAAAGCAAGAAGTAAATCGACTTCCGCCGATTTATAAGCAATGGGTCTATCTGGTGAAGAATACACCGCAAATAGCACCTCTTGTGTTTGGCCATTTGCTTCGCTTTCGATATAAAAGCCCACTTCATTGACCCAAAAGTTGTGATCGGTATCATCAATCACACTCATATGGATTTGGGCATTCCCCTTATCTTCGCCACTTGCCACCATAATGCGGTGGACTTCTTGTTGTAGCTGTCGGCGGCCTTGATCTGGCGTATAGTTGCCAGTGCCAAGCCCTACCTTGCTGATCTTCGCTTGAAAGCCATTTTTTTGGGCGTTAAATACTGCTTCCAAACCCGCGGTGGTGATGGTCGGCCGTAAAATCGTGCTCACAGCACCTGTCTCCTTTTGTTGAGTGATATCAACCCGCATCAATACACAGCTCGTTTGATAAGCTGGTTTATGAAGCACATTGATATGAAATGACAGCAATGGGTTTTATACCAATAGGTACTACCGCTGGGTAAACGCTGATGACATCAATTGAAGTGTTTATTCGCTATTCCAATAGCGGTTGTAGGCTAAATTGCTGCGATGGTTATACGTGGCAGTAGAATCTAGCCACTTGAAAACGACGATTAGTAAAGTGCAAAGTGCTCGCAAGTTCCGTCGTAAAGTCAAACTTGGCGGCAGGCAATCTTTGCTCATTGGTTAAATAAATTCGGCTAACCACATGACGGCGATTATTTAAGTGAAGCCCTACTCGCGCAGAGCTCTGTAAATACGCATTCACATGCTGGCTTTTCATATACCGGCCTGTCGCTGCGATTTGCTTATTGCTTGCCAATGCAAATGCCGCTGATACGGTGGCAGCGGGTGCTTTTATGGCCTCAGTTTGCGCTGACTTTCTCGCAACCTGCAAACCACTGGCAATAGAGGCAGTTTGCAGTGTTAGGCTCATTTTGGCACCAACTAGAAAATCGAAGTG
The sequence above is a segment of the Pseudoalteromonas piscicida genome. Coding sequences within it:
- a CDS encoding phage tail protein is translated as MTLLPPNHTLLQRRLQQSVAVSDDTHSSISRLSGFKAEPHDNLLMWLVWEYGLEAILPYSQDLRETIKEGLVWQRLRGTPKSVDIALNWLNFDEAELEVDKPGRHFYRYQLASGKIPGNKALKDIHQLLGLSAPVRAKLSRIYHGYDVRELKLSQSGFGALLSDVSGVPFHDGDNTLCKVSFGRSHQQGVSHDMANASVHLSRTHSQRSHYLTTKRLSEYKLSDKEPSQLPVSSARIRLISQHRVWSTRTWLGEWQQSWNKADAFIGDPLHATTVHWQHRQMMPLSAALATTGRLNVHCSRFQVVLPE
- a CDS encoding baseplate assembly protein yields the protein MSLTNFSAVSLSQLPASDLLEPVEFKTLYNELKQAVEHTCPELSELLPSDPIVKLMEVFAYRELLLRQQINEGAQQVLLAKATSSELDYLGNRFAVIREAGESDERFRARIQLALEGFSTAGPIGAYCFHTLKALPQVKDVFVESPEFELLQVEPPLSDLVPEHTKLLHCSHAARLQDAAPGDVAITVLTDRGNGIPNQDEITAITEHLFQEDIRPLTDRPRVLSAEVKEFTLRATLYLYPGPDEENVRSTVEQSVQQWLKTHHKLNHDIRLSGLYSALHQAGVQRVELLSPAADIINTPWQAAFCTQVEINIAGRDI
- a CDS encoding phage tail protein, which codes for MALEQDIANLIQSTDALTAVVDNKAQQLDNQMAAFDTRIAKKEQDVDKFIQEAMPETRYVQDIFIGGSKDYFYPVWWVMPSNAAGVSKLTIARQYSWNGDTKPLNTTSPHQAALLLELEGNATAWHGDSNFLHVKRFHERYNPTVSHASFAMYCKREKADSSLDLYGGGEEGAFGAFCATHSGVYLRGGGLKYRIIKNWKGDVWFHDGSDQERRNLYARSWDSWTVRWYAEPIPFAGRLAPTLSSIPYAHHPYTPPTA
- a CDS encoding phage tail protein yields the protein MEQFTPLITQAGLNAAVNAKANGFTIDISAIAVGTSGYTPSRSQTRLRGEKNRVAIAGGQVVGDGQFHITGHFIDDAEYAVREVGFYLADGTLFAVWSHPQNVLFYQTPIAQIVQGFDLLLSAAPVDAITINTTGDLTLFYAGEFLDMLVAQTQQLSAQIQANHRQIQFNDRLLQLGV
- a CDS encoding phage tail protein, with protein sequence MSTILRPTITTAGLEAVFNAQKNGFQAKISKVGLGTGNYTPDQGRRQLQQEVHRIMVASGEDKGNAQIHMSVIDDTDHNFWVNEVGFYIESEANGQTQEVLFAVYSSPDRPIAYKSAEVDLLLAFDLVLTGVPADAVTIVDNGVNLNILIAPELAKLGAAQINNMTRHLKQKFELMDKGIL
- a CDS encoding phage tail protein I, which encodes MQEEIFNTLLPHASTKLEHALAKALSKVSATPVPLGSLWDPWRCPEHFLPWLADALSVDFWDSAWPVEVKRKIIANSVPDHRIKGTVTAIKSALSTLAAKVELKEWWQQENPHAFTPHSAQIIALAAQNLDPAGSTLLTPKLQAQLWQAVVMTKPCRSQISLHVGVQQSASLSLNTVSQSASLQRTWMPQHTDNVANVSQSYLAGTSVLQGVGKISGEVRSDLKSASSLYVHAAPFAIQIQRQSFYCY
- a CDS encoding baseplate assembly protein, which translates into the protein MANQSIDLSTLPAPNILEPLDFESLFQARKQRFIELAPEYADALALESSPLTICLQVESYRELLLRQRVNEAAAANLLATSQGADLEHLGAFYGVARLPDEHDETLRMRIRNSTIASSTAGSAAHYRHQAIEAAPGLIKDVSVQSPGDGLVVVTVLAKFDTDAEQVLAQVKERLFDGSVKMLTDTLEVELAQPIWVDVEAELYLNTHASELIINKLEQTLQDNWLKVTTLGWDLTPSWLHAQLHSTGIKHIELLAPTQLIDVAAHQYVMPKSISLTLKRG